Part of the Lotus japonicus ecotype B-129 chromosome 6, LjGifu_v1.2 genome, ataaactatccactcaaaaaactctacagaaaagctatggaaaaagcgatcagaggtaaggattagcgactatacctcgaagccttgaagcagcaactgattgatcgacgatcaagcaagaattgaagaaaagctcttcttcctcttccttctatggagctcgcggccttggagagaaaatgaaggagtttttgcaatttttctcacctttcttgctatatatagaagatggcaaatcgcgggaaaatgaaagtttcgcgaatctgatttttccggcgtcattctccgtgaattaatagatatgttttggcaaaagaattccaaaaccataaagaggtctccttgtatttttggcaactaatgcatagtcggtataaaactattttacccgataagttgctttttgcatcgaatgtcggaatagaaaacttccttctgaagaaagattgaaatcatcaagagaaatgggtgtacgcgtgtagaatattcatttgaagctctgaatagataaagtcttcattgtcgagaaattctagggttttgaaataccagggattcggtttcggcaaacttccgatgattggaatcggtcgttcgtagatcctagagtttcgcctcgaaacaattttgatatatggaaaaagagaagttctaacatttctctgaagatttttggaattaactgccatcgtgcctaaaagtgaaaattagctatatactagggtttctgacctaggtttaagcgtaaaacgttcgtgctataacttttatcgatcataatgcaatccttgaacttttcctgaactttctccttcctaaatatatttcatttaataaactttcgttcaggtttcccttcacattacatcaaccctaatcgtgaataagaaatttattcacttagcatgaacttaaaaactcgggccttacagcaAGTAAGGGTATTTCTTCAACAACTTCATGCTCTTGCACAGTGTGTTGAACATATACTTCTATTTGACTCTCACCTTTCACATCTACAACCAATTGTCTCACATTTGCATCATTTTTCAAAGGCTTTAAACTAGTAGACCCATCACTTTCCTTGTGCTTATACCACAACCCATCATGGATGAGATATCAAAGGGCTTTGACCATCTTGCCCACCTCAAGTGTAGAAAGTTCATCAATATCCAACGGTGGACAGTAATCAACTAACCCATTTTCATATGGCATGGATGGCTGAAATGTCAGTGCACCCCCGTGATGCTCGTTCAATGATATCTTATGTGCCACAGTTGGCTTGAAACAAGACAAAATAAGGTCACTATTACTATATTCAACATACTACTATTACTATATTCAACACATATTcgaattaaagaaattaaagaaaCCCTAAAACATTATCCACCATGCATTGAAATCCTTCAACAACCCATCATTCAACAGACAACGACACAGATAAAGACATAAAGAGAATAAAGGGAGTAGGCAGAATATTAAAGAATCCTAACCTAGCCACATGGTTTGGTGGTAATGGATCCCCAAAGAACCAAAAGTTATTGCCAGTGCTTTTCTCAGGGGACCACCACACTCTCCTTTCTCGGACTTTTCCCCTTTGTGGGACTTTTCTTCTTGTGGTCATTTCCCACTTGCTTAGGACTCCTCTTGACTGCAAGTTTCCCCTTTCCACTTTTCTTCGCTTGTCCATCCCTCATTTCCTTCGTCCTGGCCATCAAACACCCTTTCTTCCTCGATCTTCACCGTCGATTTTCTTAATCACAGTCTCCACCACGAGGTCGTCGATCTTCTCTCGTATGCGCTGCACAACCTTGTTTCCTCCGCTGTGCGATTTTGGTCGATTTAGGGTTTCTAATTTTGGGGCTAATTTGGGATTATATTTGAAGCTTCACTCACGTGCCTCTCACATTTCACTCTCTCTCCTATATGGTTGTAAGATCACAGAAAAAAGCCACATACCAAAAACGTGTTATTTTTAGGACGGAAAAGAGGTGggggaccaaagttgttaaCGGGGACTAATGTTAGGGATGCGTTATGGGATTTTTTAAGTTTGGGGACCCTGATGGTACATATAGcgttcgtgggggaccaaaagtgcgatTAAGCCTTAAATTTTACGCCCTTCTCAACAATATGATGAACCTCATCCACCTAAATCCCCTAAATCCCAATCGCCCAAAACAATTGCATTTATTAAAAACTCATTATTAAATGATGAAAGTAATATTAGATCATAAactgtccccgaatgatagctcaagtggtaagagttaggggacatatcAGTTGGGGTGGGGCGGTCTAGGGATCAATCCCTAAAAggagtaatttatctttccaatgtaaaaaaatcacaaactaGAAATTGcaaaatacaaataattttcactatttAATAAATactttataaataaaaattaataattttttgattattcaagaataaacacaataagtttctTAGATCACTGTGGATCCCAATATAATTGAGAAAGAAGTATTAAATTTGAAAATCCAACATCGACGACTACGTCGTTGATGATCGACTACATTACTTACAACAATAAGGTCGTCTGTAGTTTCCATAATTCTTGTACACTGTGTTTGTTtgtagagagatagagaagagatggagggggagagagagagatagagggagGAAAGAGGTGCCATGTGTGTTTGGTTGTTGGAGAGAGGAGGGAAGAGAGAGTTTAATTGGTGGGTCCCACGCCTTTATTTGGTCTCTCCAATTTGAAGAGAGGAAATGAACAGTAAAGGGGGGAGAACATGtgccagtttttttttttttcaattccgtcatgtttagtggcggttttaaaccgccactttattttttttgcattttctttacatttttgtggcggtttagaACGACCACTATATGCTTTTtgacttttttgtttttaaaaatgtttttttattcaaaaattaatttttctctctctcttccacctcattattcttcatctctctcttctttatctctaccataccaaacaacctctaaattcactctatttctctctactcaacttctctcttctctactctctcttccctATCTCCATCTTCGCTACCAAACAAAGCAGTAGTGATATGAAATTAGCTCTTGGCAATTTGGTTCAAAGAGCATGCATGCTTTGCAAACTCCACAAATCTTTGTTTGGCAAAAGGAAAGCTTCTAGGTAGTGGGTTTATTAAATTCTCTTCAAAATTGATTTCTCACTGTTTTCAACAAGTACCTGTAGATTattctctttttctttaaaatagCTGGTGATTCTCTTATCATTCTACTAGTTTATATGGACGGAATTAGACGGAAAACTAAAAGTGTAAACGGAGGTTATCGTTATGGACTAGAAGTATAATTGATTTTTGTTGGGAACTACTTGCACGCAAAAGATAAAGTGGCccactactagaaaaactacTTTTAACATCGGGCCAAAATCACTTTTTACATCGGTTCATAACCGATGTAAGTAAGGGTGATGTAGTATGTCAccaccttttcacatcggttgtacaaccgatgtgaaaagtaatttttcACATCGGGCGAATcaaataaccgatgtgaaaagtatacatttcacatcggttggtaGGAAATAACCGATGTGGAAAGTTAGACATTTTACATCGGTTATTTTCGCAACCGATGTgaatactctttttttttttttatatacatatTTTACATCAGCTGATTTTCTAACCGAAGTGAAATgtccttttttttccttttttttcagtttttttacaGTAATTTGAGCTGAATATTCATTGATCATTAATAATTGATCATGCATTGCCAaatattttttggaaaaaaccAAGGAAACGGTCCAAAGCCAAAATACAAAGTAACCAAAACTAGCTAAGCTAAAGATAAACTAGCTAAGCTAAAGAAAAGACTAAGGTAGTAAGAACTCTAAAGCTACTAATCCAAAGGCAACAAACTGCCCAAATGTTAGTGCCTATCCCAAATTTTACCAAGCCTCCAAGACCACCAATACAACAAAAAGAGATTCACTACCACTTGAAATTCTGAGCCACGCAATTCAGCAGAAAAAGTGCCTCATATGAATCCATTCAATCATCTCTCCACCAATCTACTGTCCATATCAGCAAAATTCCCAGCAATTCAATCAATCTAGCATAAACAAACTAATGATATGATCAGTATATCAGCTAAACAAACTCAACAAGCAACATATAGCCAAAACAaagacaaaagagaataaaaaactAGAGTATAACAAGGTACGTACGCACGCATCAAGTGCAGCAAAGACAAATGCAGGTGCAGAAAAAAGCACAATACAAAGAGAGCTAAGGTTTTTCAGACAGTTTAGGCATAAACCTGATAAATTCTAAGGTTTAATCAACTCTAGAAAACAAGTTGCCCAACTGTTTCGCAAATCATACAACTCTTCTTCTGTTAATGCCGTTGGATCATTGAATACCTACAATTTGTACAATGGGTTAAAATACAAGGTTTGTGACATTTTGATGAAGAACTCAAACAGTGAGACAAACTAATTAAGAGACAAACATTTAActtatcataaaattaaaatacctCATTCCAAGACTTAGTAATATTAGCAGAGACAATGTCAAGCATATTCTTCATCACATAATATCCACAATCATTCCCATTAGGCTGCAACCTTGCCTACAAATGAATTCGATGTTTATACACTTAATATAtatcaaaacaacaacaacaagacgCAACCATAATCTACCCTACACTTACTTTGGGACGAACCAATTCAGCCCTTTTTTTACTACCCTCAGCCAATTGATAAATCTCCATAGCTCTatatcaaaaaaattgaaaacaatcaacaaagaaaattaaacatttcAGGGTAAtaggacataaatatataacAAAATGGCGGCCTAACTAGATTTTGGTGGTTACAGGCGAAGTTAGATAAATATTACACAGCTTACTGACCAAGAAATACAAGCTATCATAGTTTTATTGAACCAAATAATAAGGTAGTTGTAACTGATGTTTCAGAACTTCATCCTGGTTCACTTGTTTAAATGAACTCCAAATAGATGCTTCATTCTCTAACCTATATAGTTCACACACTCTAGACAACCAAACATATATAGGataaaaaatgataatataGACACCACTCACACTATTCATATACAATGTAAAAGCCAAACAATTatagaatcaaaatcaaattcagaaaatTAGACCATCAAAGCATATCAAGACTTCAAAAGTGCAGTAAtggaaaaattaaataagtaaaccCATGGGCTAGTTTCCAGCTGTATAGAAGTTTCAAACATGATTTTTAAGTGTTAGCACAACTCTGTTTAAAGCAATGGAACCAGATTTACAATCAAAACATTTAATATAACCTATGTCTATTCCTCGCATGATCTTTATATACTTCAACCCTTGCAGTAACACTGTCCCTTGAAATGAACTTTACATGTGAATCTGATAAGTACATACCAAATTGATACAAACAACCATTGAATAAGAAAGAAAACTGATTTCATTGAAGTAGCTGAAATCCAGATCAAGGATCCTAGCCTCTTAGGAATCTGGATAAGTACATACCAACTTAATACAAATAacaattgaagaagaaagaaaactggTTTCATTGAAGTAGCTGCAATTCAGAACAAGGATCATAGGACTCTGGTCTATACTATTTTTACCGTTGAATGCCCGTGGACTAACATGCTAATAAGTCTACAAGAGAGTATGAAAGCCTAGAAACAAATTCTATGAGCATAATCTGAACATTTATCTCAACCAATAAACCTTCTATACAGAGTTCAAGAAAATATCATTTCTATATAGTCACTTCCTAACATATTCCTTCCACTTAATTTCTCTAACGAATGTCGCTCCGGCTCTCACTCGTACATATATGATGAAGTATTTATTGTCTTCAAAAGCAAACAATGTAATGTAACATCAACAAGAAGGCAAAGTTAACAATGAGAAACAATAAATTCTCCAGTACTGAATACCTGAATTCTTGAAGGGTGATTTTCCAAGTCTTGCAGAATGCAAAATTTGTATGTTTTGATTGATTTTCTCAGTTACCTCCTTGTGGTCATTACGCAACTCTGCACAGAACATCAAAACCATGAGAGATTATAGCCCTTAGACAGATCACAGAATTTGCAATTTTTGTTAACTCTTGGCTTCCAAAATACAGTTATGACAATTTGGTTTCAAATTGAACTAGTTGATACTGTAACAATTTTCCCTCACATGAACTTCTATCATTCATGTCATTGGGCTATGAACCATCTGTTTTCCATTGCCCTTCTTTCTCTGCAATATCAACATCATACCTAAATGAGTGTTTAAGTAGTTTGACAGTTGAATTAACTTGGTAGTTGGCGAAATAAGTATTTCTGAGGGGTATATACTCTTGTGAATTTAACTAGGGATAATTCTAACCTAGCAATCTTGGATAGTATTTAACCAAAAGAAACACTGAATCATTATTTTTACACATAGACCATCAGCGCTATTTTTACCCAGTATTCATAGCTAGTAGCATCAAAATTTTCAGCGCAAACTTAGGGTAATTGAAGATGCGTACCTTCAAGACGGTGTCGTTCGGCACAAACAGCTGGAATGTCGATACCGGAACGAGGAAAGCCCTAGAAAACGAAGCAAGCATCATGAATGGAGAGTTATGCAGAAGAACGCATGAAATTTATGGTGAGATAGGAtgtgagaagagaaaagagaggacCTCAGAAGATGCGTACCTTCGAGACGGCGTCGTTTGGCACGAACAACAGGAAGGGTCTTCGCGACGGCGTCGTTGGTGCAGGAAGCTCCAAGTTAAGCGActtccatcttcttcctccaagTGTTTGCAAACTTAGGTTTTTTCCGTGATTGGTTGAGTTTGTGCGTGTTGGATTTTCAGTGTTGTGTGAGGGACTTTTCACAACGGTTGTAttatacccgatgtgaaaagtactttattaaaatttcaaaaatgccaccgcATTATCTTTCACATCGGTTGTTATATCAACCGTTGTAAAAAATGTTTACTAATTACTTTCCACATCGGCCATAGcatcaaccgatgtgaaatctCTCACTAAAGTTCCCTGTAATTTCAATTTTGCCACCGCTTTATCTTTCACATCAGGTGTTTGATCCCCCGATGTAAAAACTCTGATGTTAAATCTATATTTTCTAGTAGTGTGGGGGACAAAAGgtgcatttaagcctaaattTTTTATTACAGCAACCTTCAAGCTCAAGGCTATTGGTGATCTTAAGTACTTTTTAGGCCTTGACATAGCAAGAACTAAATTAGGCATTCAACTTTCACAAAGAAAATATACTCTTCAGTTTCTTAATGAAACTAGTTTCATGGGTGCCAAACCACAATCCTTACCTATGGATCCTAAGATCAAGCTAAATGATACTAGTTGTGATTTACTTCCTGATAGTTCTGTGTACCGCAGGCTCATAGGGAGACTGTTATATTCTTCCGAACAAATTCGAGTCTTCAATTAAGTGCATTCACTGACGCAGCCTCTAGAGCAAATCACAACTAAAAACctattttgcggcggtttaacCAAGGGCGGTTGGGAAAGTCGCCGCAAGTTAATTAGTTTTTTCTATTACTTTTcctcatgtaaaaaaaaaaaaaactcagctCAAAATTGCAAAAAcaattaaatgaaaaagaaaaatagtttTTCGGTTCTCTAATCACATGGGTACCATGAGATTCAATAGATATCTAGGCCAATAAAATTATAGTGTACATTTAATTATCACCACAATGTGGGGGTTGGGAAGTGGGGACACAAATCAGTATACTCACTTAGGAAGAATCTTTGTGTGGTCCATCCAAATTTAGCCATTATTAcaaaccaaagaagaaaaacaacTTTTCCAatcaattttatatatatgtacCTATATTGTATATTCAATTTGTGTATCTTTTACTAACTCAATGTGCAAATTTACGAAAACAAAATCCCAATACAAAtgcagatatatatatatcaagctAGGAACATTAATTGATAGTATTATCTTGGAGACTTCATAGATTCCACTTGTGATTTACCACGAGGTCCTCTCATTCTAATGAACAGCCTGTACTCATCGAAGGTCATTGCTGGATAGAGTGCAGGTTTGTCTGGTGTTACCAGCTCTTTTACTGGCTCTATGGGTATATCACTTTTTGGGTTGTAGAAAAAGGCCAATGAAACTCTCTCTTTATCTGAATTTACTATCACCCTGTGCTCCACACTCTTGTAGATTGCATTGCTTAGAACCTAAATCACACAAAAAAACAAGCAAATTAGGTTAACAAATACAGTTGTGTGACTATCATGTGTATAGGTTGCTGCTAACATTAGAATAATCACACACTTAGTTAATTTGCAAGGTTGCAATAATATATCCAAACAAAACAATACTGTACCAGTTGCACATTGCTGGGCCCTATAATGTTGCCAACCATACAATGTGACGGTGATATCTATCTTTGACTATTCATCGTTAAATTTCAATATCCCACgtgatatatatattaaattttgttgattaattaatttatttattagatcagaaagataaattattgTACTAATTAGGATTAACGTTCTACTACCTAACTCATATGTCCGCATATGTTACTACTTAAATTATCCTTCAGAAAACAttgattaatttataaaatattatcaaatcatcataaaataaatttttaccGATTATTACATTAACTTTTGGCCTTTTCttaaaaaaagttttaaatattttagGCTTAAAAAAAACAAGGTTTAACACTTTTTAAGCATCTAGCTGATacttttcaaaagaaaattatctAACTAATAGTTTGATCACATCACTGAACGATTTGTATGGAGTAGAATTTATTAAGAAAAATCTACCGTCTTCtcaatttctaaaaaaaataatattatcacTTTCAGATGTAAAAATATCTACTAGTTCACTATAATtattactccctctgttcctatttaactgttcactttgaagaaatttttttattcttatttaaCTGTCTACTTAGCATTTCAatagagcattaaatgatgtttttacaacaaATGCCCTTGTCAGTACAATAAATGAAGAGAGATAACACAtactttaaagggtaaaatagaaaaataatcctcactttttctaaaaatcaacaaaattaatcacacccttaatatgtgtgctTCCACTCAAAGTGAACAGTTAAATTGGAACGGGGGAGTAGATTTTATTCTTGGTCCACAGTGTATAATTGCCTAATTAATTGGCTACTTTACAATGGAATTTCATGGTCAAAAGTTAGAAAGATGGAAACACAAGTGATCTTATAAAATGTCAAATTCAGCACCCATAttgttattaattaattttattacatgtttttaattttcttgaAAGCTTAAAAATACTGAATTTTTTATCAATAGACTTTAAACCATTTAAAAGCGGAAAATGGCTGATTTGGTTGGCACtcattttgagtttttttcttcttatcttgaATAAGTTAACCAACAgtcataaaattaattatttattgcaCAATCAGCACATTAAATGGTAAAAGATGTCAAAGAGTTGAAAATTGAACCTTCTACCCCTTTAGTTAGTTGGTTTGTCAACATTGATcattttaaggtttttttttggaCCAAAGTATCTTCACATTGGTGTAGTAATACTTTTTTAAGTTTATACATGCATACTATCAAgcgagagaaaaaaaaagaatgatacATGTAATGTACAAATATACTAATATGAGAGGATCATTTAGAGACATATGTTGTTTGTATTTAAGTTAATACTATTAAAGTAAAAGTACTTCCATTCCAACAAAACTCAAAAccttatttcatattttttattagaaagCGTGAATATCACATTCATTTTCTCTTGAAATGTCCCCCATTGAGgatcaaacatgcacatatTTGATATCCTTTTATATAAAATCACTTACTagatattgaaaatatttattattcttTTCCAAGAATACCCTTTATTTATTATGCTTTTAtagttcaaatattttaattacATTAATAATAATGTTTTTTATACTACTCAATATATTGATTGATGATAAatattgtataattttttttatatcaaaatATTGATTAACgtcattatatattttttaataagcaCAATTATCTTAAAATGACTTGGATAGAGTATTGAAGTCCAAAAGATGCAATTGTTTAAAGATTGAGAAACTAAAAACATATCAAAATAAATACTACTTAATTTGAATTTTCCATTGGTTGGCACAAACAAACAGAAGTTTTGTCCTGTTATAAATGGTTGAGAAATCCGTACGTAAAGGGTGTTTAATTTCACGTGTCCCTTCACGTGGACAGTTTCATGGATCGATCATGAATTCTGTCCAAACAATAAAGGATAGGCAGGATAATTGTGTGCGagaaaagagagggagagattaATTTAGATTAATGTTTTTTCACACTTCAAAAAGACTTATAAATatgaaaagagaagaaatatatgaaagatatgatatgaaaaaaaaagaaaaaaaaatgaataaaaatgaaatgaaatagaaAGTTGAGTGTGAATAAATCAGAAACTTGTTAATTTATTCACCTGAATCTGGTCACCAATATTGACTATGAACGCATGGCGAGCTGGGTTTACAGTAATCCAGTCATCCCCTTTGCGCACTTGAAGGCCACGGACTTGGTCATCTGGAAGCAGCATAGTCATGCCTCCTGGGTCTGAGTGTGATGAAAGACCCAAAGTCAGCTCTGGCTTAGGACACTTTGGGTAAAAATTCACCCTTAGGCATGCCCCAATATCTTCACCCCCAAAAGCACTTTGCAGAATTTCCTCTTCCAATCCTAAGTTTATGGATAGAATCTTCATCAACCTCCCACATAGCTTCACCAACTCTCTCCCATACTCATCAAACACTTCCCTGCACaaattcaatattttctattttatataTAAAGTTTTCATCAAAACCTTAGGATTACAATTGTACTATAATATAATATTCTTGACATTCCGTGATTGTTTAGACACATAGTAAAAATCTTGGTAAAAGTTATAATGAGATTTCTTTTATCTACCGTAATTTTAGCAATTTTCAGTATAAATCCAAACATATATGCATATGCATTGTATGTGTTTAAGTTATTGACCGGCACACAACTCAAAGAATGTAACTCCAAAATGTTACACGatataattatatttaaaattaattgcgTGAGATGTCCAATCAACTCACATAATTAATCACGGTAATTCTAAATTTACCTAACCATATTGTGACTACAGAGACCTAAAAAACAATGATGTCGTGGATGCAATTGCAAACGTTGAATCAAAATATGTTTGAATCCATTCATCTTTTACATATAGTTTTCTAAGCAGTTTGCTGATGTGGAGAATATTACCCGATCAATAGGTCCTCGGTTCAATTGTAGCGCAAAATCGGGAAAAAGAATCAAGTTAACTCACAGAATTTATTTATTCTGTAGAATAGATTGTAAAAATGTTTCATACTATCTTATTTATTACTCCCCCTTccttccaaaactattgtagttttagcttttttgttttgttctaaaatcattgttgttttacatatccaaagcaTTTTATCTCATTATTTTCCATTCATgacctcatttaatattgtatctctcAAGTACCACcacttattttcaccaatcacaattctcaccaattagttaaccaatgattttcattctctctctttcatataactcatattaaataagagtttttcagtcaaattataacctcaattaatgaaatcttaaactttttaaaaaaactaaaactacaataaTTTTAGAATGGAGGGAGTATATAACAATACAAGTAAGTTAACAAGAAGTCCAAGAAAGTGTTTGATTACCTGCAACCAAAAGGCAAAGAAGGCCATTTGTTATGGTCCTTGAGTGAACAGGGAAGGTAGTGTAGATAATAGTAATCACTCCAATCAAGAATAGCACCTTTCTCAACTCCAAGCCTGCTTCCATACCCTTCATAAGTTTTTGGAGAATTCGCATATTGCTGCTTCGCCTCCATGGGCATGTGAAAGAACCTTCGCCATGTTTCCCTAGCCTTGTCCATTAAATCAGGACTCACACCATGGTTCACTACTTGGAAGAAACCCCAGTCGCGGCAAGCGTCAGAGATTTGCTTAAGGATTGAAGAACTAGCATCTGGGTCAGGACCATTTAAATTTGCAAGGTCGATGATTGGGATGTTGGCAtgatcaaaagaagaaaaagaggttGTGGATGATGCTCTATCTGTTGAGGGCTTGATATACCTTTCAGGGATTGAATCTGTGCAGGTTTGGGACAAGGACTGAACTCGGATTATTGGCTCAGGCCAATCTGATTGATTATTGGACATTGCTATAACTTCTGCTATTGCTATACTCTATCTAGCTTCTTTAAAATGGTAGACAAGGTTTGTGTACATGGAAAAATTGCAAGCTATAAGGAACAAGTTCCTTGGTTTTATTTGGACACTTGGGCCAGTTGGGTGAGTTGAAGAGAAAGAGATGGAttttagaaagaaagaaaaaaaaaaatttgttgacACCTCAAATCAACCCACACTCAAAGAGTTAAACAGAAGAAATGATATACACTCTTGTCTCAATCAATTCCAAAATTATTGTTGTTTAATGTTATacacaaagtttaagagtttattaattaatgttacaACTTGATTAAAACACTTTTATTTAATGTAATTTATatgaaagagaaagaatgatTGGTAAACTGATTTGTGAGTAGTTGGAAATAAGAGGTGGAAGTTCGTAAAGCATGAATGAAAGAAAATTAAGTAAATTAAATGTTTTGAATTTATAAAATGATAGTAGtaatagttttaaaaaaatatacaagggCTAAAACAACAATAGTTTAAGAAGAGAGAgtcttgcttataaaaaaaaattaagtatgtAATGAGTCACGTTGAAGTCAAATCTTTTAACCTCAGCTCAGCACaagcaaaataataaatatataaaagtttTGACGAATTTAACTTATTCtaagaaatttaatataatctaGAGTCAAGAGTCAATAATTTACAAATGAGTGTACATTTATCAAAACTTTTAAATAAAGGTAGATGTGTGTTGGGGGATGAGTCGATG contains:
- the LOC130724662 gene encoding jasmonate-induced oxygenase 1-like; translated protein: MSNNQSDWPEPIIRVQSLSQTCTDSIPERYIKPSTDRASSTTSFSSFDHANIPIIDLANLNGPDPDASSSILKQISDACRDWGFFQVVNHGVSPDLMDKARETWRRFFHMPMEAKQQYANSPKTYEGYGSRLGVEKGAILDWSDYYYLHYLPCSLKDHNKWPSLPFGCREVFDEYGRELVKLCGRLMKILSINLGLEEEILQSAFGGEDIGACLRVNFYPKCPKPELTLGLSSHSDPGGMTMLLPDDQVRGLQVRKGDDWITVNPARHAFIVNIGDQIQVLSNAIYKSVEHRVIVNSDKERVSLAFFYNPKSDIPIEPVKELVTPDKPALYPAMTFDEYRLFIRMRGPRGKSQVESMKSPR